Proteins from a single region of Diorhabda sublineata isolate icDioSubl1.1 chromosome 2, icDioSubl1.1, whole genome shotgun sequence:
- the LOC130452822 gene encoding splicing factor Cactin-like, whose product MEVDKQKTASTAIPKELEEVIESKVAEIVTSILENTKLGRRKRRHSRSESSRSRSRSKSRSRSRGGRSRSRSKSKSKHGYYKHGSKKSRRSCSRERCDVSCSRGNEPCVGWENFGPFPPRHHHHFHHHPPHHHGWFRGEFGPWARKGKWGRPGRFPWNLNCKCGNGTEAKESEKTKDDTKEKEGTPAAERYMTSDLEYLDLCDDADDIE is encoded by the coding sequence atGGAGGTCGACAAACAAAAAACCGCTTCTACAGCCATCCCAAAAGAACTCGAGGAGGTGATTGAATCCAAAGTCGCTGAAATAGTAACaagtattttagaaaatacaaaactTGGTCGAAGAAAACGCAGACACTCCAGATCAGAGTCTAGTCGTTCCAGATCAAGAAGTAAATCCAGATCTAGAAGTCGCGGAGGTCGTTCTAGATCCAGAAgtaaaagtaaaagtaaacacGGATATTATAAGCATGGGAGTAAGAAGTCACGTAGATCTTGTAGTAGAGAACGATGTGACGTATCTTGCAGTAGAGGTAACGAACCGTGTGTAGGTTGGGAGAATTTCGGACCGTTTCCTCCACGTCATCACCATCATTTTCATCACCACCCTCCACATCATCACGGTTGGTTTCGTGGTGAATTTGGACCTTGGGCTAGAAAAGGAAAATGGGGTAGACCTGGTAGATTCCCCTGGAATTTGAATTGCAAATGTGGTAATGGTACTGAAGCGAAAGAATCAGAAAAAACCAAAGATgatacaaaagaaaaagaaggtACACCAGCTGCTGAGAGATATATGACGAGTGATCTTGAGTATTTGGATCTATGTGATGATGCAGATGATATTGAatag